A single Mustela lutreola isolate mMusLut2 chromosome X, mMusLut2.pri, whole genome shotgun sequence DNA region contains:
- the LOC131822073 gene encoding transcription elongation factor A protein-like 3, producing the protein MEKLYNENEGKLEIEGKPEDEVEPEDEGKSDEEEMLEMEGKPGHEGKLQNKGQSDNGGQPEDEGKQEKQDMSNNEGKPHGEGKPESLAKPESEPRAAEKRPAEDYVPRKAKRKTDRGTDDSPKDYQEDLQERHLGSEEMMRECGDMSRAQEELRKKQKMGGFHWMQRDVQDPFAPRGQRGVRGVRGGGRGQRGLHDIPYL; encoded by the coding sequence ATGGAAAAACTCTacaatgaaaatgaaggaaagctgGAAATTGAGGGAAAACCTGAAGATGAAGTAGAGCCTGAAGATGAAGGAAAATCAGATGAGGAAGAAATGCTGGAAATGGAGGGGAAGCCAGGTCATGAGGGGAAGCTCCAGAATAAGGGACAATCAGATAATGGGGGACAACCAGAAGATGAGGGAAAGCAAGAAAAGCAGGATATGTCCAATAATGAGGGAAAACCACATGGTGAGGGCAAGCCAGAATCCCTGGCAAAGCCTGAGAGTGAACCACGGGCTGCCGAAAAGCGCCCAGCTGAAGATTATGTGCccaggaaagcaaaaagaaaaacggACAGGGGGACAGATGATTCCCCCAAGGACTATCAGGAGGACTTACAGGAAAGGCACTTGGGCAGTGAGGAGATGATGAGAGAATGTGGAGATATGTCAAGGGCTCAGGAAGagctaagaaaaaaacagaaaatgggtGGTTTTCACTGGATGCAAAGAGATGTACAGGATCCATTTGCCCCAAGGGGGCAACGAGGTGTCAGGGGAGTGAGGGGTGGAGGTAGGGGCCAAAGAGGCTTACATGATATCCCATATCTTTAA
- the BEX5 gene encoding protein BEX5, which produces MENIPQETKGDEQALVQNENEAHPLGGGEDQEPGGNIRAGWAPPAHDVREDMPNRLVNNLDMIDGDADDMERFMEEMRELRRKIRELQLRYSLRILIGDPPHHDHHDEFCLMP; this is translated from the coding sequence atggaAAATATCCCCCAGGAAACCAAAGGAGACGAGCAGGCTCTGGTGCAGAATGAAAACGAAGCCCACCCTTTGGGAGGTGGTGAAGACCAGGAGCCTGGAGGAAATATTAGAGCGGGCTGGGCCCCACCTGCCCATGATGTTAGAGAGGATATGCCCAATAGGCTTGTTAATAACCTTGACATGATAGATGGAGATGCAGATGATATGGAACGGTTCATGGAGGAGATGAGAGAGCTAAGGAGGAAAATTAGGGAGCTTCAGTTGAGGTACAGTTTGCGTATTCTTATAGGTGATCCCCCTCACCATGACCATCATGATGAGTTTTGCCTTATGCCTTGA